CGAGAAAACAAATTGACTTTTTTCAAAATGGTGATAATTAATTGAGGAAGAAGCCCGAAAGGAGCACCACCCTAAAAATGAAAGTGGAAGTGAAGCTCTTTGCGAATTTTCGAGAATACCTGCCGCCAGGAAGTGATAAATATGCCTGTTGGCTGGATCTTGATGAGGGGACGACCATCAACCAGGTCTTGGAGAGATTAAAAATCCCAACGTCCATACCGATGATCCTCCTGGTGAATGGGATTCACAAGAAGGCCGAGGATGTTTTACAGCCTGGGGATGTGCTCAGTGTTTTCCCTCCGGTAGCTGGCGGATGAGCAAACCCCCGCTTTTTTTTGCGGTGGAATCAAACGGGGGAATCAAACAGGGTTGACGGACCGTTTAATTTTATATATATTGGGAAAGAATCAATTTTTCGTCAGAAAAGGGGGGATGAGTGGCTACGATTACTCTCCTTAGTTGGGGGCAGCTCTTCCCGGCGGGCATGGGAAGCGGGTTTCGGGGAAGTGTGGTGGATTTGGTTCTTTACTCGGGGCCGGTGGTTAAAATTGTCCTTTTGATCCTGCTCTTTTTTTCCATTCTTTCCTGGGCCATCATTTTTTCCAAGTTGCGTCTCATCCGGCGGGCAGACAAAGAATCGAGACAGTTTTTGCGCATTTTTTGGGAGGGCAAGCAACTTTCTACTATTTTTGCGGATTCGAAAAAGCTTCGCTACAGCCCTACTGCCGAGGTTTTTCGCGCCGGATATGTAGAGCTGACCAAGCTCAGCCAGGCATCCTCCAACCCGGAAAGTCACCGCAAAGATAGTGAGGGAACCGCTTTGAATATCGAGTTCAGCGGGGAGGATAATATTAGCCGGGCCATGCGCCAAGCATCGACCACGGAACTGACCAAGCTGGAAAGGGCTTTGGGATTCTTGGCCACAACCGGCTCTACAACTCCCTTCATCGGCCTTTTCGGTACGGTTTGGGGTATCATGGATGCCTTTCGGGGAATTGGCATGCGGGGTTCGGCCACCTTAGCCGTGGTCGCCCCCGGGATCTCGGAGGCTCTTATTGCCACAGCGGCGGGGTTAGCCGCTGCCATTCCGGCTGTGGTGGCCTATAATTATTACATTAACCGCATCAAGGTCCTGAGCGCCGAGATGGAAAATTTTTCCGCAGAGTTGCTGAACATCATTAAACGGCATTTTTTAAAATCGTAGATACGGGAGGCCCCTATAAAAATCTTAAACCCAGAACCATGCTTCGGCCTGACCTCGTGCGGTACGAGACTTCCTTCGCCGGAAACATCCGTTTTTATTTTTTGCCATGGCGGAGTGTCCCGCAAAACGCGGGATGACGGAGCAATCTCAATGGGGGTGATTCTCCGCAGGAGCCCCATAGAAATCATTTTTTCGATAGGATAGTTTTATGCAGGGACCGAGAAGCGAAAACCGTGCGATGAGCGATATTAATGTTACTCCCCTGGTGGATGTAATGTTGGTCTTGCTGATTATTTTTATGGTTACGGCCCCGATGATGCAGCAAGGCGTCGATGTGGACCTGCCGCAAACGACTTCCCGGCCCATAGAAGACCAGGAGGAGCGAATCGTAATCACCATCAACTCCAAGCGAGAAGTTTTTATCAATCAGGAAAAAGTGGATCCTCTATTGCTCCGTCGGCGGTTAGAGCGGTCAACGGCCGCTAAGCTTAATAAGGAAGTGCTTCTGCGGGCAGACCGCAGCGTCCCCTACGGGTTTGTGGTTCAGACGATGGCTGAGATTAAGAATGCCGGTATCGAAAAGTTAGGCATGGTCACAGAGCCCTTAGAAGAGCGGAGATGAAAACTTCCCCGAGCATCGATGTCCTTCGTAGCTATTCAAAAAGTCCCAGGATCGGGAAGATGGTCTTCCTTTCTATGGCCCTGCATATAATGATGATCTCGGCCATGTTTTACCTTCCCAATCTGGCCTCCACAAGGACTTTTTACTCTCCCGTATATTCCGTCCGCTTGGTCAATATCCCGCCAAGTTTAGGCCCGGTGAGGGAATCCGCGCCCAATCGCTCTGCGGAAACTCTTCCCTCGGTTCCTCCGCCACCATCACCAGTCGTGGAGAAGCCTAAAGTTAAAGATCAAGCCAAACCCATCTCTCTTTCTCCCACGGAGAAGGAGGAGGCGGAAAAGAAGGTTGCTGATGCCATCGAACGTATCCGCCAACGCCGAGAGAGTAAAAGCATCGATTCAGCCATCGAGCGTATTCGCGACGAAAAGGAGGCCCGCCAAGTGAGTTCAGCCATCGAGGGCATCCGCAAGCGCGTGACCATTGGAAGTTCAGGAGCCGTAGAAACGGGCGAGGCGGGAACGGGAGGAGCATCTTCCGGGATTATGTCCATCAAATTTAAAATTT
This genomic stretch from Deltaproteobacteria bacterium harbors:
- a CDS encoding MoaD/ThiS family protein, whose translation is MKVEVKLFANFREYLPPGSDKYACWLDLDEGTTINQVLERLKIPTSIPMILLVNGIHKKAEDVLQPGDVLSVFPPVAGG
- the tolQ gene encoding protein TolQ, with product MGSGFRGSVVDLVLYSGPVVKIVLLILLFFSILSWAIIFSKLRLIRRADKESRQFLRIFWEGKQLSTIFADSKKLRYSPTAEVFRAGYVELTKLSQASSNPESHRKDSEGTALNIEFSGEDNISRAMRQASTTELTKLERALGFLATTGSTTPFIGLFGTVWGIMDAFRGIGMRGSATLAVVAPGISEALIATAAGLAAAIPAVVAYNYYINRIKVLSAEMENFSAELLNIIKRHFLKS
- the tolR gene encoding protein TolR, with the protein product MQGPRSENRAMSDINVTPLVDVMLVLLIIFMVTAPMMQQGVDVDLPQTTSRPIEDQEERIVITINSKREVFINQEKVDPLLLRRRLERSTAAKLNKEVLLRADRSVPYGFVVQTMAEIKNAGIEKLGMVTEPLEERR
- a CDS encoding cell envelope integrity protein TolA — encoded protein: MKTSPSIDVLRSYSKSPRIGKMVFLSMALHIMMISAMFYLPNLASTRTFYSPVYSVRLVNIPPSLGPVRESAPNRSAETLPSVPPPPSPVVEKPKVKDQAKPISLSPTEKEEAEKKVADAIERIRQRRESKSIDSAIERIRDEKEARQVSSAIEGIRKRVTIGSSGAVETGEAGTGGASSGIMSIKFKIYYNLIWQRIRSVWVLPEGVLGGKKNLETIITIRIAKDGQIEDIQFEKKSGNPYLDESALRAIKKANPLPPLPSGMEGDKFDVGVRFAPSDL